The Pseudooceanicola aestuarii genomic interval ACCTTGATGTCGGGGTTTTCCTCCATGAAGTCGGCGACGATGCCGTCCACCACCTGGGTCAGCGGGCCGCCGACGGCGATCGGGTAATACATGGTCAGTTCGGTTTCGGCGGCCGCCGGATTGACGAGGGCCGTGGTCGCGGCGAGAATGGTCGCCACAGCAGAAAAGCGGGTCATGGGAATGTCCTTTGTGAACCGGGGGTTGCTTCGGTTGGAACGGGGGCCTCTCGGCCATCGCGCGGCGCGGTGTTTTGGCGAATGCGCGTCGCGGGATTCTGCTGCGGCTCCTTTTTGGCCTGCCCGCTTCGGGCGTCGAAAAGGAGCCGATCCTGTTCGGGCAGGCGCAAAGCCACCTGTGCACCGGGCTCCAGCCTCGCGATGCCGGGCAGGATCAGTGCCAGCCCCCGTGCGGCGGGATGGTCCAGTGACACCAGTGTCTCGGCGCCCAGGAATTCGGTATCGGCCACCTGCGCGGTCAGATCGGCGGTATCTTCGCCGGCCAGCGTGATCCGTTCGGGCCGGATGCCGATGGTCAGCGCCGCATCGCGGCCCAGGGCGGCGCCGTCGATCAGGGCCATGGGCGGCTCTCCGATGAATTCCGCAGCAAAGGTGCTGGCGGGACGGTCATAAAGCTGCGCCGGGGTGCCCATCTGTTCGATCCGTCCGCCGTTCATCAGCACGACCTGATCCGAAAGGCTCATCGCCTCGCCCTGGTCATGGGTGACATAGACCACCGTCAATCCCAGCCGCCGCTGCAACGCGCGGATGTCGCGGCGCACGGAATTGCGGAGCTTGGCATCCAGGTTGGACAGCGGTTCATCCATCAGGCACAGGCGCCGGTCCGACACCACCGCCCGCGCCAGGGCGACGCGCTGACGTTGCCCGCCCGACAGGGCCGCAGGCTTGCGCCCGCCCAGCCCCGTCAACCCGGTCAGCGCCAGCGCCTCGTCCAGGCGGCGGGTGCGTTCGGCCCGGGGCACGCGGCGCACTTTCAGGCCGAACAGCACGTTCTCTGCCACCGTCAGATGCGGGAACAGCGCGTAGGATTGAAAGACCATGGACAGGTCACGCTTGGACGCTGGCGCGCCTGTCACGTCCTGCCCGCGCAGCAGGATGCGCCCGGATTGCGGCTGCTCCAGCCCGGCGATCAGGCGCAGCAGCGTGGATTTCCCGCAACCCGACGGCCCCAGGATGGAGAGAAAGGCGCCCTCTGCCAGGTCGAGCGAAATCCCCGAGACACCGCCCTGCCCGTCCCATTGGCGGGTCACGCGGTCCAGTTCCAGAAACGCGCCGCTCATGCCTCGGGCTCCGCCACGATCAGCGCGGCGCCCAGCGGGTCCAGCAACGGGTGATACCGCGGATCGGGCATCTGATCGATCACCACCTGATCGGCGTCGCGCAGATGCCCGCCAAAGGCGGCGGCGTGACGGCCGAACTTGCTGTGATCCAGCACCAGGATCGACTTGCGGGCGCTGGCGCGGATCGCCTGGCGGTTCTGCACTTCCTCCTCGTGGAAATCCAGCAGGCTGCCATCGTCATCGACGCCACCGACCCCGTAGATGCCGAATTCCGCGCGGTAGGCCGCGAACATCTCCCGCGCGCTTTGGCCCAGGATGTCGCGATCGGGCAGGCGCAGTTCCCCGCCCGGAATGATCACCCTGTTGGAGCGGTTTTCCGACGCGGTCATCGCCACGTTCAGGTTGTTGGTGATGATGGTCAGCCCCTGGTGATTGCCCAAAGCCGCGGCGACCAGCGCAGGCGTGGTGCCGATGGAAAACGACAGGATCGCGCCATCGGGGATCAGGCTGGCGGTCTTGCGCGCGATCGCCTGTTTCGCCTGCACGTTCAGGATCTTGCGGGTGCCGTAGGGCAGATTGTCCAGACCTTCGATGAACTCTGCCCCACCATGCAGGCGCCGCAGTTTCGACTGTTCGCACAGCGTGTTGATATCGCGCCGGATCGTATGGGCCGAGACGCCCAGCTCCCGCGCCAGGGCGTCCACCGATACACGTCCGCGGGTCTGCGCCGCCTCCAGAATGGCAAGTTGTCTGTCCATCGCGCCCTCTTTTCACGCTCATATGAGCGTGAAATGGTAACGTGTTGATGACGATTCCGCTCATTCGAGCGGGTTTTGACGACTATCCCGGATACTTTGTCCTGCTGCGCCCGGCCTGGACGGCAAGGACGCTCTGCGATCGGGGCGGAGGGCTGCCACAGCTCCGCCCGAAAAACAGGCATTTGCACAACAGGCACCGGGAAAAGCCGGGCCCGTTTTGCCCCCGGCCAGCTCTGGCTTGCGGTCTGGCGGCGCCTTGCCGCAAGGTCTGGAAAAAATTTTACAGATTGCAGAACATGACGCCCGCACACCCGATTACCGCCAGCCCCGGCCCGGTCGAAAGCTACCTGCGCCGGTTGCTGGACGACATTTCACCGAATACCGACGGCGCGGTGGCGGATTACATTCCTGAGCTCGCCTCTGCCCTGCCCGAGGATTTCGCCGTCACCCTAGCCACCGTCGACGGCGCCATCCATTCCGCCGGCTGCGACGACCGGGCCTTTACCATCCAATCGGTGTCCAAGCCGTTCATGTTTGCCGGCGCCATCGAAAGCCACGGCATCGACGCCGTCCGCCGCAAGGTCGGGGTGGAGCCGACGGGCGATCCGTTCAATTCCATCGTCCTGGACGACGTCAACAACCGGCCCTACAACCCGATGGTCAATGCCGGGGCCATCGCGATGTGCGAAATGCTTTCCGCCCCCACGGCCGAGGCGCGCCGCGCCGAGCAGCTGGACCTGTTCAGCCGCCTTGCCGGGCGCCGGCTGAGCGTGGATGAACGGGTCTATCTGTCGGAAAAGGAAACCGGGCACCGCAACCGCGCCATCGCCTACATGATGCTGAACAGCGGCATGATCGACGGTCCGACCGAAGATCTGCTGGATCTCTACTTCCGGCAATGCGCAATCCTGACCACCACCCGCGACCTGGCCGTCATGGCCGCGACCTTTGCCGGCCATGGCCGCAACCCGATGACCGGAGAGAGCGTGCTGTCGCCCGGTACGGTGCGCGACGTGCTATCGGTGATGGCGACCTGCGGCATGTATGATTATGCCGGCCAATGGATGTTCGACGTCGGCCTGCCGGCCAAAAGCGGCGTGTCGGGCGGGATCATCGCCGTATTGCCCGGCCAGCTGGGCATCTGTGTCTATTCCCCGCGTCTGGACAGTGTCGGCAATTCCGTGCGCGGGGTCGAAGTCTGCAAACGGATGTCCCGCGATTTCAGCCTGCACGCCTATGTCGACCGGTCGGACATGCGCAACGTGGTGCGGCGCAGCTATCGCGGGGACGAGGTGCGGTCGGACCGGGTACGGGGGCATCGAGACCAGGAGCTGCTGGCAGAGCTGGGCCACCAGATCGCCATCGTGGAAACGCAGGGGCCGCTGTTCTTCGGTTCTGCCGAACGGCTGATCCGCAAAATCGCGGATGGCAGTGGCGGGGCAAAGCTGGTCATCGTGGACCTGCGGAGGGTGGCCTATGCCGACACCGCCGCGCGGACGCTGTTGCGGGAGCTGGTGCATGACCTGGCCCGGCGCGGCTGCCGCGTCGATTTCACCGAGGCCGGGACCAATCCCCACCTCACCGGGTTTCAGGACGCCTTCACCGCCGAGGTGGAGGCGGGGCTGTGCCGCTTTGCAGGCACTCTCGATCATGCGCTGGAACAGGCGGAGGACGCCCTGCTGGCGCAGGCGGGGCCGGCCCGCCCGCCCGAGCGTCTCGCCCTGGATGAGCTGGAGCTGTTCCAGGGGCTGGATCGCGCCGATCTTCAGGCGCTTGGCCCCCTGATCAGTACCTACCAGTTCGACGCCGGCAGCCAGATCCTGAAGACGGGGGACGACGCGCGGCTGATCTTCATCATCGCGCGCGGATCAGCCAGCATCCATGTCGGCGGCGGCCCGACCCGCGGGCGCCGAGTGGCCGCCGTGGGGCCGGGTCAGGCCTTTGGCGAGATGGCGCTGCTGGACGGCGGCACGCGGTCGGCCAATGTCTGGGCCGAGACGCGGCTGCTGGCCTATGGCATCGCGGTCGAGGAGATCCGGCGGCTGGCAGACAGCCGTCCGCAGATCCTCAGCACGATATATGCCAACATCATCCGTTCCATCTCCACCCGGCTGCGCAACGCCAACGACCAGATCCGCGCCTTGCAATAGGGCCGCACACCACCGGACCCGTGGCACCAGTCGCGGCTTCATATTCCCTGCACAGTCTGAAAGTATCGCGCGGCGATGATCTGGTCCCGCCTGCCCCTTGCCGCGAAACTCCTGGCCGCCGTGCTGATGCCGGTCCTTCTGGTCGTCGTGCTGATGGTCGGGGCGCTGACCTACAACATGCGCAACGGGTTCGAACATTACCTGCTGGAAACCGAATTGCAGCAACTCGACAGCCTCGCGCAGAAGCTGGCAACCAGCGTCGACAGCTGGCCCCTGCTGGCCGCACCCGAAGCCTGGGCCCGGCTGGTGGAACAGCATCAGCCACATGGCGGTGACCGGGCCATCGGGCCGCGCGCCCGGCCGCCGGGCCCACCGCCCGGCCCGCCCGGTCCGGACCGCCTGCCCCAACGGCTGATCCTGATCGCGCCCGACGGCCAGGTGATCGCGGGCCGCGCGCAAGGAGAGAGCTACGCCGATCTTTCCGTGCCGCTCCCGGATGGTCCGTCCGCCACGCTGCGCCTTTTCGGGCGGGGGGCACCGTCTTCGGAACCCGGACGATTGTACCTGTCGCGGCAATTGCGCGCCATGCAGGTGATCACCGCCATAGCGGTTCTGGTCGCCGCTCTTGTGGCGTTTCTGACGGCGCGGCAATTCCTGCGCCCGATCCACGAGGTTGCCCGCCACGTCGCGCGGTTGGCCGCAGGCGATCTGGAGCACCGCCTGACCCCCCGGTCACAGGACGAACTAGGGCGGATGATGGCCGACCAGAACGCGCTGGCCGAAGGGCTGAACGCCAGCCGGGAGCGGGAACGGCAATGGGTCTCCGACACCTCGCACGAGTTGAAAACTCCGTTAGCCGTCCTTCAGGCCGAGATCGAGGCGTTGCAGGACGGCGTTCGCCGTGCCAGCCCCGAGACGCTGGCCACCATGCACGGCGCCGTACGGCGGCTGTCCGCGCTGATTGACGACCTGCGCCTGCTGGCCAGCAGCGACGAGGCGCGATTGTCGATCACGCCCGCCCGCATCGACCTGTCCCGGCTGGTGACGGAGGCCGCCGCCAGCGCGCATCGCGCAGGTCTGGCGCAGGGCCTGGCGCTGACGATCGCGGCCGACGATCCGGTCTTCGTACGCGCCGATGCGGGGCGCATGCGCCAGGTGCTGGACAACCTGCTGGACAATGCCTGCCGCTACACCGATCGCCCCGGCCGGATCTGCGTCACCTGTCGCCCGGTGGCGGGCAGCGCGGAGATCGTGATCGCCGATACCGCCCCCCGACCGGACGAGCGGACCCTGCCGGCCATTTTCGACCGGTTCCGCCGCGGCGAAATCTCCCGCTCCCGCGATCATGGCGGGTCCGGGCTGGGACTGGCGATCTGCCGGTCGCTGCTGGCTGCGCAGGGCGGCACCATCTCGGCGGCGCCGTCGGATCTGGGTGGCTTGCGGATCTGCCTGCACCTGCCCCTGGCGGAGCCCGCACCATGACCCATGGAAGCCTGCCGCCTCGTATTCCGCCCCCGCGTATCTTGATCGTCGAGGACGAGGGCGCCCTGGCCGAAGTGCTGCGCGACTACCTGCTGGCGGCGGACATGCAGGCCGAGCTGATGGCCGAAGGCACCGACGCGACGGATCGTGCGC includes:
- a CDS encoding ABC transporter ATP-binding protein, with protein sequence MSGAFLELDRVTRQWDGQGGVSGISLDLAEGAFLSILGPSGCGKSTLLRLIAGLEQPQSGRILLRGQDVTGAPASKRDLSMVFQSYALFPHLTVAENVLFGLKVRRVPRAERTRRLDEALALTGLTGLGGRKPAALSGGQRQRVALARAVVSDRRLCLMDEPLSNLDAKLRNSVRRDIRALQRRLGLTVVYVTHDQGEAMSLSDQVVLMNGGRIEQMGTPAQLYDRPASTFAAEFIGEPPMALIDGAALGRDAALTIGIRPERITLAGEDTADLTAQVADTEFLGAETLVSLDHPAARGLALILPGIARLEPGAQVALRLPEQDRLLFDARSGQAKKEPQQNPATRIRQNTAPRDGREAPVPTEATPGSQRTFP
- a CDS encoding DeoR/GlpR family DNA-binding transcription regulator, with product MDRQLAILEAAQTRGRVSVDALARELGVSAHTIRRDINTLCEQSKLRRLHGGAEFIEGLDNLPYGTRKILNVQAKQAIARKTASLIPDGAILSFSIGTTPALVAAALGNHQGLTIITNNLNVAMTASENRSNRVIIPGGELRLPDRDILGQSAREMFAAYRAEFGIYGVGGVDDDGSLLDFHEEEVQNRQAIRASARKSILVLDHSKFGRHAAAFGGHLRDADQVVIDQMPDPRYHPLLDPLGAALIVAEPEA
- the glsA gene encoding glutaminase A → MTPAHPITASPGPVESYLRRLLDDISPNTDGAVADYIPELASALPEDFAVTLATVDGAIHSAGCDDRAFTIQSVSKPFMFAGAIESHGIDAVRRKVGVEPTGDPFNSIVLDDVNNRPYNPMVNAGAIAMCEMLSAPTAEARRAEQLDLFSRLAGRRLSVDERVYLSEKETGHRNRAIAYMMLNSGMIDGPTEDLLDLYFRQCAILTTTRDLAVMAATFAGHGRNPMTGESVLSPGTVRDVLSVMATCGMYDYAGQWMFDVGLPAKSGVSGGIIAVLPGQLGICVYSPRLDSVGNSVRGVEVCKRMSRDFSLHAYVDRSDMRNVVRRSYRGDEVRSDRVRGHRDQELLAELGHQIAIVETQGPLFFGSAERLIRKIADGSGGAKLVIVDLRRVAYADTAARTLLRELVHDLARRGCRVDFTEAGTNPHLTGFQDAFTAEVEAGLCRFAGTLDHALEQAEDALLAQAGPARPPERLALDELELFQGLDRADLQALGPLISTYQFDAGSQILKTGDDARLIFIIARGSASIHVGGGPTRGRRVAAVGPGQAFGEMALLDGGTRSANVWAETRLLAYGIAVEEIRRLADSRPQILSTIYANIIRSISTRLRNANDQIRALQ
- a CDS encoding ATP-binding protein → MIWSRLPLAAKLLAAVLMPVLLVVVLMVGALTYNMRNGFEHYLLETELQQLDSLAQKLATSVDSWPLLAAPEAWARLVEQHQPHGGDRAIGPRARPPGPPPGPPGPDRLPQRLILIAPDGQVIAGRAQGESYADLSVPLPDGPSATLRLFGRGAPSSEPGRLYLSRQLRAMQVITAIAVLVAALVAFLTARQFLRPIHEVARHVARLAAGDLEHRLTPRSQDELGRMMADQNALAEGLNASRERERQWVSDTSHELKTPLAVLQAEIEALQDGVRRASPETLATMHGAVRRLSALIDDLRLLASSDEARLSITPARIDLSRLVTEAAASAHRAGLAQGLALTIAADDPVFVRADAGRMRQVLDNLLDNACRYTDRPGRICVTCRPVAGSAEIVIADTAPRPDERTLPAIFDRFRRGEISRSRDHGGSGLGLAICRSLLAAQGGTISAAPSDLGGLRICLHLPLAEPAP